One Succinivibrio dextrinosolvens DNA window includes the following coding sequences:
- the yfcE gene encoding phosphodiesterase, with the protein MRYLVLSDIHGGSEELKQALRFFQIFNCDFLILLGDLLNHGPRNKLPASYDPMNVGNLLNQFKEKIISIRGNCDSEVDGMVFDFPCNAAYGYLVVSTSKGIKKIFLTHGHLHKIETKEQISRLGLNEGDIVLSGHTHVSGIFFKESGIININPGSISIPKGGTQKGFALISENAIELYDLDGNLLNSYKY; encoded by the coding sequence ATGCGATATTTGGTTTTATCGGATATTCATGGTGGTTCTGAGGAATTAAAGCAGGCTCTGCGTTTTTTTCAGATATTTAACTGTGATTTTTTAATTCTGTTAGGAGACCTTCTCAATCACGGTCCAAGAAACAAACTTCCTGCCTCGTATGATCCGATGAATGTCGGAAATCTTCTTAATCAGTTTAAAGAAAAGATCATTTCAATTCGTGGCAACTGTGACAGTGAAGTCGATGGAATGGTTTTTGATTTCCCTTGTAATGCTGCTTACGGATATTTAGTTGTTTCAACTTCAAAGGGAATAAAGAAAATATTTCTGACTCATGGTCATCTGCACAAGATTGAAACAAAGGAACAGATATCAAGACTTGGTCTAAATGAAGGGGATATTGTTCTATCTGGACATACTCATGTTTCTGGAATTTTTTTTAAAGAAAGTGGTATTATCAACATAAATCCGGGCTCGATCTCAATTCCAAAGGGCGGAACTCAAAAAGGATTTGCATTGATAAGTGAAAATGCAATAGAGTTGTACGACCTTGATGGTAATTTATTGAATTCATACAAATATTAG
- a CDS encoding YhcH/YjgK/YiaL family protein, with protein sequence MLATSIDLVSKYDYLSEKFKAAYKWLEEHDVKNMEDGKYVVMDGVFAMVQRYETIDFSEARFESHKEYFDIQYIADGKESFGMALVKDCKLNESVPDNDVYFYDTPAFFTQVNLKAGELIVVPPEEAHQPRVCYNSEKMTVVKVVVKVKI encoded by the coding sequence ATGTTAGCTACATCTATCGATTTAGTTTCAAAATATGATTATCTGTCTGAGAAATTTAAAGCTGCTTATAAATGGCTTGAAGAGCATGACGTCAAGAATATGGAAGACGGCAAATATGTCGTTATGGATGGTGTTTTCGCAATGGTTCAGCGTTACGAAACTATCGATTTTTCTGAGGCTAGATTTGAATCTCATAAGGAATACTTTGATATTCAGTATATTGCTGATGGCAAAGAGAGCTTTGGTATGGCCCTGGTTAAGGACTGTAAATTAAATGAGTCTGTTCCTGATAATGACGTTTATTTTTATGATACTCCTGCTTTCTTTACACAAGTAAATCTTAAGGCAGGCGAGTTGATTGTAGTGCCTCCTGAGGAAGCTCATCAGCCAAGAGTCTGTTATAACAGCGAAAAAATGACTGTTGTTAAGGTTGTTGTTAAGGTTAAGATCTAA